The genomic segment TCGTAAGTACAAGAGAGTTGAGTCTAATTACTATCTCCTCCTCTGGTTCCAATAGGGTCCCTCGGTTCTATCTTCTCTCAGAATTGTTATATGATTGAGAAATGCTTGAATCTTTAGATAAGAATGCCATAAACAATCATGTATATTATTTTATCATCCTCGCTTTTAATGTTTATATCTCTCATTGCCAGTGTATTATGTAATATCTCTTATtgccagtgtgttatgtgatatcTCACATTGCCAGTGTATTATGTGATATCTCTCATTGCCAGTGTATTATGTGATATCTCACATTGCCAGTGTATTATGTGATATCTCTCATTGATAGTGTATTATGTAATATCTCTCATTGACAGTGTATTATGTGATATCTCTTATTGTCAGTGTATTATGTGATATCTCTCATTGCCAGTGTATTATGTGATATCTCTCAATGCCAGTGTATTATGTGATATCTCTCATTGACAGTGTATTATGTGATATCTCTTATTGCCAGTGTATTATGTGATATCTCTCATTGACAGTGTATTATGTGATATCTCTCATTGCCAGTGTATTATGTAATATCTCTTATTGCCAGTATATTATGTGATATCTCTCACTACCAGTATATTATGTGATATCTCTCATTACCAgtgtattatttgatatctcttcaCACCAGTATTTTATGTGAAATCTCTAATTGCCAATGCATTATTTAATATATCTCACTACAAATGATTACTCACTACTATTATGTGATATCTCTCATTACCAGTGTAATATCTCTCATTACTAGTGTATTATGTGGTATCTCTACAATACAAATTCGTTGTAGCAAAAGCTCAAGAAGCAACATTTGTTTTacacaatatattatataatatgtagAGCGAAATACATGCATGTTTTGAACTAAAAGTACACATATTTGCAACACATGTGtaatctaaacacacacacatgcttttGGTTGATGCCAACATTCTCATTCTCGTTTATAATGTCTGAGTTAGACTAATAGAATATCTTGAAAGTTGGCTTTCAACTTATTTAGTCACTTACACTCTAGGTTATCTTCACCTCTTGGCGAAGATAACCATTTATTTTTAGTTAAATTGAATAAATGCACTTGGCTGCTGTGTAGCATTCAAACATCTCAGAAGAACATTTGTTATGCATGGAAATAACAACTCTAGTTGATTTCACTGGTGTTATTGAATGTTTATACCATACAAACATCAACATAAACAACATTTTGGCAACTGAGGGGGGGATcttcgacaagccaccggcttcctgtcctcgttgaggcgactagggttagtggccctctggtaaaacCAAGCGATTCTACTACAACGCGAAACCttacattttttgtctataaaaacCTTTAAATATCAAAATAAAAAGTGTCATCCCCATAAATTTTCATGTCAATATTTCTGACAATAAAGTCCTTTAATTAGCACAATTTTAAGATTTCTTCCGCATGGGACCCAAAATGTGGACATACAAGCTTCCACTTAATCCAGCTAATTCAATTATTTCTCCAGGCACTCACTTGTCACTTGCCACTCTAATTTGTCCAAAAATGTGATAACTTAAGTGTTAGGAAATACAACTTAAGAATGAGCGATGTATTGAATTGGGAACAGGGTATACAAGATGAAATAAAATAACTAACCAGTAAAGAAAGCAGGTAACCAATAATATCACCCCAACAAAATAACTACCCAATATCCCCCAGCTGATGACGGAACTACTGTCCGTCACCAGTTTAGGAGATATGTCTACTAAACGGAACTACTGTCCGTTTAGGAGATATTGCTTATTGACAGGTATTTTGAGACCAACTGAAGACAAGTCTATGTTTATCAACTGTGTTTTGGGAATGATTTTGATCCTGGATAGCcctagaatgttgaccagaccacacactagaaggtgaagggacgacgacgtttcggtccgtcctggaccattctcaagttgattcaacttgagaatggtccattctcaatcaacttgagaatggtccaggacgggccgaaacgtcgttgtcccttcaccttctagtgtgtggtctggtcaacatactttagccacgttattgtgactcatcgcctgcatagcccTAGAATCTAttgatggagaatgctggggatctGAATGGAGAATGCCCAGCCGACAAGGGGAGGGGccgtgatggctgagtggacagcactcgggattcgtagtcctaaggtcccgggttagatccccggtggaggcggaaacaaataggcagagtttctttcaccctgatgcccttgttacctagcagtatataggtacctgggagttagctgctacaggctgcttcttgggggggggggtgtaaaaaaaaggaggcctggtcgagggagccgcggggacgctatgcctcgaaatcatctcaagataacctcaatggtGAGTAACTTTTTATTTAACTTCGTGGAATGATTAATTGTAATTGTTACTATTAAGTTCTTTCAATTGTCTTCTCATCATTCAATGATTGTGGTATAAAGTGTGTCAATGTCTGCCTTACTGCTCAACTGGTAAACTATACTGTATATTTCTAATGTATATCACCGTTCAATTTGTAAACTAAATGTCACTCACTTTATGCAGAAATGTAAGTTTTATTATGACTGAtgtacacctgtttagtccagccaTTACTGCAACGATGGTTTAAAGTTGTTACGAACTATATATCGGATATTTCTGAATTTGACCACTGAAATAATTTTAATCAATGATAAATGTAGCTTATAAATAGTAATGTAAATCTGGAGTATACGGTATAACACTACGTGTTATGTTATTATTTTGACTCATATAACTAAAATTTACTGTAAACGTGTGTAAACTATCCCAACTATAAGTCCATAAATCTTTATGAATAAAGcgtttgaatttgaatttaattTGAACCTCTTGGTGACAATAATTTCTTATATCTTTCGTTCTTTATAAATCATGTCGTGTTTCAGGTGGTCGTGGTGTGCATTATCGGTGTTGTCGTCGCTAGTCCCCAGTTCGACCAGGGAAGCGGTTTTGGCCAGCGGACACGGAACAGACAAATGAATCAGGATCACTTTAATACAGAGGACCATCTTAATCCACAGCATCAGTTCAGTCAACAGACTCAGCTTCGTCGACACAATGACTTTAACACGAAGGATCAACTTATCCACCAGAATGAGTTCCAACGGCAGCCACAAGGTAGTCGACAGCGACAAACCAGTCGACAGCGCCAGGCTACTCAACGGTTTCCCGTGAATCAACAGAATCAATTTAGTCAACAAACTTTGATTACTCCACAGCCTCAAATAAGTCAACAGTCTCTGGTCAAACGTCAGCCACATCTCGGCCATCATGTTCAAGTGACTCAGCATGATATATTGAGTCGACATACTCAGGTCAATCGACACCCGCAAGAGAGTCAACGACTTCCGATGAACCGACTGCAACAACAGATCAGTCACCAGCCGAAGGTCATTCGACAATCTGCAGTCAGTCGACAGCCTGAGGTCATTCGACAGCATGAGGTCATTCAACAGCCTGAGATAATTCAGCAGGCAAAGGTCATTCGACAGCCCCAGATTAGCCGACAGCCTCAGACGAATAGTCGACAGCCCCAGATTAGCCGACAGCCTCAGACGAATAGTCGACAGCCCCAGACTAGCCGACAGCCTCAGACGAGTAGTCGACAGCCTCAGACGAGTAGTCGACAGGCTCAGCCGTCTAGCCAGACCCACTTCAAGCAAAAGTCTACATCTGATGGACACCGCGAGACGAGTCTCCAGTCACGAGTGGAGCATCCCGTCGTCAGGTCAGACCAGCATTCCTTCGTCAAGTCTGACCAACAGCGCCAGCAGCCCATTGCTATCCTACGGGACGACCGCCAGAACCCCGAAGACGGAAACTTTAACTTCGAGTTCGAGTCAGAAGACGAGATCAGTGTGAACGCCTTCGGGAGCCGAGGGGCTCATGGCCAGAGCAATGTGGAGGGGTCCTACAGGTGAATACCattttcttatttttcttttGAATGTTATCTTTCTCTCGCACCTGTTCTCTCTTTCTTGCTACATCTTATATATATAAGCTTTATTGTTCATTTCTTATACGAATAATATATTCTCCTTCAGGTTTCCCCTCCCGGACGGCACCTTCGCTGAAGTCCACTACACCGCTGATGAAAACGGCTACCGCGCCGAGTCTCCATTGATCCCCACGCCCCACCCTCTCCCCGCCCACGCTCTTGAGCAGATCCGCTTCGCCGAGGAGCAGCGCGCCCTTGAAGCTCTTCGGGGTCGCCAGCCGTCGTGATCACACCGTTGTCACAACCTCCAGCTCAAGAAGACTGACACATAGCCCTCCAGGTCACCACCGCTACACACGAGCGCCGATCTCAGGTGGAACTAAGCTTATATTTCCCAGTGCACTCAGCAAAAGATGGAACTTAATCTTTTTGACATATTTTATGCCACCCTCACCTTCTCTTGCATAGTGTTTCCTTCATTCACTTGCTGAGTTTTACCTGAGGTTGGTGAGTGGAGGTTGTTCTTGAGGCGTCAGCAAACTAGTAGTGTGTGAGTGGATGTAAATAGACAGTAACACAACTAACTGTGAGTGGTCAAAATGCTAACTATATGTTGACAGGTTATTTTATTTTAAAGTATTAAATGGACGTCATCCACTTACTTCTGTCTCCCTGATGAGGTTTGAAAATCGGTATATGTTGAGTGCTAATTCAAGTTCCGTACTCTGATGAATTACATTTGTTTATGTCTTCAGCTTTCTATCATACAGGGACATATTTACAGCAactcatcatacacacacaactatttacTGCTATCACTGAAGCATAGTTATTCAGATGTCTATCGTAATAATTCAGGGAAAAAAAGTCTTACGATCAAATATTCCGACACAAGGAGTTTACGACTGTATAAATAAGAGTTTGTGACTAACtttcagaaagacagagacaaaaatTTACGACTGTGTTTTACATAGCTCCAAAGAGTTATCTCTGTATCTTTTCCATACGATATTACCTATCAGCGAAAGGCTTTTAAATAGTTAGGATTTTTAAGACGACCAAGTTCAAGCTGAGACCAGCAGTTCCTTCTGATCCTAATGAACAGCATAAAGTAAATGTCTGGTTCCTCAATGTCTGGTACTTCAATGTCTGGTTCCTTAATGTCTGATACCTCAATGTCTGGTACTTCAATGTCTGGTACCTCAATGTCTGTCTGGTACCTCAATATTTGATACCTCAATGTCTGGTTCCTCAATGTCTGGTACCTCAATGTTTGTCTGGTA from the Procambarus clarkii isolate CNS0578487 chromosome 69, FALCON_Pclarkii_2.0, whole genome shotgun sequence genome contains:
- the LOC123772192 gene encoding transcription factor SPT20 homolog, which encodes MKFVVVVCIIGVVVASPQFDQGSGFGQRTRNRQMNQDHFNTEDHLNPQHQFSQQTQLRRHNDFNTKDQLIHQNEFQRQPQGSRQRQTSRQRQATQRFPVNQQNQFSQQTLITPQPQISQQSLVKRQPHLGHHVQVTQHDILSRHTQVNRHPQESQRLPMNRLQQQISHQPKVIRQSAVSRQPEVIRQHEVIQQPEIIQQAKVIRQPQISRQPQTNSRQPQISRQPQTNSRQPQTSRQPQTSSRQPQTSSRQAQPSSQTHFKQKSTSDGHRETSLQSRVEHPVVRSDQHSFVKSDQQRQQPIAILRDDRQNPEDGNFNFEFESEDEISVNAFGSRGAHGQSNVEGSYRFPLPDGTFAEVHYTADENGYRAESPLIPTPHPLPAHALEQIRFAEEQRALEALRGRQPS